One genomic region from Kineobactrum salinum encodes:
- a CDS encoding 4Fe-4S dicluster domain-containing protein, translated as MLDCIRCGACLNHCPIYVAVGGHAYGSVYPGPMGSVLTPLLTSLEQSNALPNACTSCGRCAEVCPANIPLPDLLRDLRQQESLQQLNPPRWRRGLRLHARLLARPRLYRFLTGLLLPVLARLGRRRGSFRRLPWASGWTTHRDFPAPEGRTFMQQYQRRKSRARARPR; from the coding sequence ATGCTGGACTGTATCCGCTGCGGCGCCTGCCTCAATCACTGTCCCATCTATGTGGCCGTCGGCGGCCATGCCTATGGCTCGGTCTACCCCGGCCCCATGGGCTCGGTACTGACCCCGCTGCTGACTTCGCTGGAACAGAGCAATGCCCTGCCCAATGCCTGCACCAGCTGCGGACGCTGCGCCGAAGTCTGCCCCGCCAATATTCCGCTGCCCGACCTGTTGCGGGATCTGCGCCAGCAGGAAAGCCTGCAACAGCTCAACCCGCCGCGCTGGCGCCGGGGCCTGAGATTGCACGCCCGGCTGCTGGCCAGACCACGCCTGTACCGCTTCCTGACCGGTCTGCTACTACCGGTGCTGGCCCGGCTGGGCCGGCGCCGGGGTTCATTCCGGCGCCTGCCATGGGCCAGTGGCTGGACCACTCACCGGGACTTTCCGGCACCGGAGGGCCGGACGTTCATGCAGCAATACCAGCGCCGCAAATCCCGCGCCAGGGCCCGGCCACGATGA
- a CDS encoding LUD domain-containing protein has translation MTSSSEQFMQRSSAALQQPDKALRLDQLGLWMPLVRDAAVARYGDFDALRAHLKQVRSHTRDNLEHYLTRFEEEAVSNGNQLHFACTGAQMNDLVLSICQRHQARRVIKGKSMVTEETGLNSHLQRSGLTVVETDLGEYIIQQAGETPSHIVGPALHKSQAEIRQLFLDKHKLGARPLEQVEDIVAEARTLLREQFLQADVGIIGANALIAENGYSMLVTNEGNGDLCANLPPVLIICTTMERILPRADDAAALQRLLVRSATGQAQTAYTSFYSGPAARTKPTARWKPTSFCWTTGVARY, from the coding sequence GTGACGTCAAGCAGCGAGCAGTTCATGCAGCGGTCCAGCGCGGCCCTGCAGCAACCGGACAAGGCGCTGCGGCTGGATCAGCTGGGCCTGTGGATGCCGTTGGTACGGGACGCAGCAGTGGCCCGCTACGGCGATTTTGACGCTCTGCGCGCCCACCTCAAACAGGTTCGCAGCCACACCCGTGACAACCTGGAACACTACCTCACCCGCTTCGAGGAAGAGGCGGTCAGCAATGGCAACCAGCTGCATTTTGCCTGCACCGGCGCCCAGATGAACGACCTGGTGTTATCGATCTGCCAGCGGCATCAGGCCCGCCGGGTGATCAAGGGCAAGTCCATGGTCACCGAGGAGACCGGCCTCAACAGCCATCTGCAGCGCTCCGGGCTGACAGTGGTGGAGACCGATCTGGGCGAATACATCATCCAACAGGCGGGCGAAACCCCCAGCCATATCGTCGGTCCCGCGCTGCATAAATCACAGGCCGAAATACGACAACTGTTCCTGGACAAGCACAAGCTGGGAGCGCGACCGCTGGAGCAGGTCGAAGACATCGTCGCCGAGGCCAGAACGCTGCTGCGCGAGCAATTCCTGCAGGCCGATGTCGGCATTATCGGCGCCAATGCACTGATCGCAGAAAACGGCTACTCCATGCTGGTCACCAATGAGGGCAACGGCGACCTGTGCGCCAACCTGCCGCCGGTGCTCATCATCTGCACGACCATGGAGCGTATTCTGCCGCGGGCCGATGACGCGGCGGCCCTGCAGCGACTGCTGGTGCGCTCGGCTACCGGCCAGGCACAAACGGCCTACACCAGTTTCTATTCCGGCCCCGCCGCGAGGACGAAACCGACGGCCCGCTGGAAACCCACATCATTCTGCTGGACAACAGGCGTAGCGAGATACTGA
- a CDS encoding LutC/YkgG family protein: MLLNSGTVDCADNRNDAVQLIGRYLYRRFRTHKLVAGNDPRLAAMPWREAGVLPRFGTAENSDSAALSYARVAVAETGAIVTYTGRSNSARNTLLPEDHLVLVNREDLVVSLEAAWQRIREDIRDHGRPRGIQFIAGPSSTADVEGKLVMGAHGPRHWHVILVGEIPAGALEEAHALVAKP; this comes from the coding sequence GTGCTGCTTAACAGCGGCACTGTGGACTGCGCCGACAATCGCAATGACGCGGTGCAGTTGATCGGGCGCTACCTGTACCGGCGCTTTCGGACTCACAAGCTGGTGGCCGGCAACGATCCCCGGCTGGCGGCAATGCCCTGGCGGGAGGCCGGCGTATTGCCACGATTCGGCACTGCGGAAAACAGTGACTCGGCGGCGCTCAGTTACGCCCGGGTGGCGGTCGCCGAGACCGGCGCCATTGTCACCTACACCGGCCGCTCCAATTCTGCCCGCAATACCCTGCTGCCGGAAGACCACCTGGTGCTGGTCAACCGCGAAGATCTGGTCGTGAGTCTGGAAGCTGCCTGGCAACGCATACGGGAAGACATCCGCGACCACGGCCGACCGCGCGGCATCCAGTTTATCGCCGGCCCATCGAGCACTGCGGATGTAGAAGGGAAACTGGTGATGGGCGCCCATGGTCCGCGCCACTGGCACGTTATCCTGGTGGGTGAAATTCCGGCCGGGGCCCTGGAAGAGGCGCATGCATTGGTCGCCAAACCCTAG